CCTTTGTGTGCAGCAATCAGATGAATATCCAGATCAAAAGGAAGAGGCTCTTCTTCGCTGAAGAAAAAAGAGAGCCCAGAAAGACCAGACTCCTCTTCCGCTTCACGCATCGCAACCTCATGCATGAGCGGATGGCCATCTGCATGGCCTCCCAGCTGCATCCACTTCTGAATCTTAGCGTGAAATGTGAGCACCACCTTTTTCCGATCAGGCGAGAGGATAAAAGCTGAAGCTGTGAAGTGGCCGTCGAGATTTTCTCGATCCAAGCAGTTTGGATGAGCTTCCGCAAAAGAGCGCATGCGATTAAGAGTCTCTTCTTCTGCAAATTGAGCAAAAAAATCCTGGCTCAACTTCTCATATCCATCAAGAGC
Above is a genomic segment from Chlamydiales bacterium containing:
- a CDS encoding NUDIX hydrolase, coding for MKRSSLFRALDGYEKLSQDFFAQFAEEETLNRMRSFAEAHPNCLDRENLDGHFTASAFILSPDRKKVVLTFHAKIQKWMQLGGHADGHPLMHEVAMREAEEESGLSGLSFFFSEEEPLPFDLDIHLIAAHKGVPEHHHYDLRYLLLCKDESKVRISDESLDLKWIELDQISSYTQESSVLRQVQKSNILTAKTL